AGAGCCGGCAGACACGCAGGCCAACGCGCAAGGCGATGGTCGTCGCCATTGAAAACACTCTGGCGTTGGCCCGCGTAATGGCGGGCCGCCAGTCGCCAGTCCAGCACCTCGTCGGCAGTACCCAGCCACAGCCAGTACTTCCCTTGCCGGATTACCGCCTGACGCATGGCCAGCAAGGCCTGCATGTCTTCATCTCCCAGTAGGTAGTCTTCCCCGGTATACGGGTTGTGCTGGGGGCCAAGGTAGTGCAGCAAATCCTGATAGGGCTGCACTGCCGGATTGATCAGCGCAGCTTTGCGGCCATGTTTTTCTGCCAGAGCGGTGGCGTAGTAGCCGCCCAGCGAGCTGCCGATCAGGGCGGTATCTGCCGGCAGCGACAGTAGCAAGGTCTCCGCCTGGGCAATGGCTTGCGCCGGGTGGGGAGACAGTTGTGGGCAGTGCAGGGTGATATCCGGGGCATGCTGTTGCAGCCAGCGGGCAGTCTCCTGCGCCTTGAGCGATTGTGGGCTGGAGTTGAATCCGTGCAGGTAAATGATGTGCATGGGGAAACAATGAAAAAACGGCAAGCCCAGAGGGTTGCCGTTTTTGCTGGGCTTGGCAAGGAAAATTTGTTTCACGTGGAACAAGTTTGATGCATGACAAACCGTCCGGCTACCACTGGCTTCATTCAGCTTGCCACTCGTAAGACTTCAGAATGGCCTTGAGCTTGCCGCTGCGGCGCATGGCTTCTATACCCTGATTCAGCTTATCGGTACTGACCGGTGAATGGGGTGCAACGGCACACATGGTGGGCATATAGGTGACTGTCAGCGGGTGTTGCTTGAAGGTTCGCGCTTCCTGCGGATTGCTCTTGGCCCACCAGGCCAGCTCCAGTTCCGACGAGATGGCGACATCGGTCAGCTTCTTCTGCAAGGATTTGACCAGCAGCTCCAGCCGTGGCTCATCCACGCGGGTGGTGCGGCCCACCGCCCACAGGTGTTCCAGTGTGGGATAGCTGTAGCCGCGGATGGTGCCGATGCGCTTGCCCACCATCTCATCCACTTGGTGGATGTCCGGCATCTCTCGCAAGGAGAGTGCCCGCTCCACTTGCGGATAGAACTCGCGTGTCCAGCCCAGCCGGGTGGCATTGCCATACCATTCCGGGTTGGCATTGCACACGATATTCACCTTGCCGGTTTCGATGGTGTTTTCCACCCGCTTGCGGGCAATCACCACATACTGGGCCTTCATGCCCAGCTCGCCGGCCAGGGCATCACCCAGTTCCTTGATCAGACCGCTGGCCAGTGCCTGATTGTCTGGTGTCAGTACCACGATGGGAGGGGCATCCGAATCGGAAACACCGATTTTCAATATGCCGCCAGCCTGGATCTGCAAGCTCAGCACCGCTCCCGCAAGCAGCACCGGCCAAGTCTTATTCAAAGCAACCATAAGCTTGTACTCTCTTCTTCTTAGTTAGTTGTCTGACAGTTCCGAGTGCAATGGTAAACTGTTCAGCCGCACCATGAGTGTGCCACCTATCGTTCTTCACCATTACAGCCTGCTTGCCATGACCAAAAAACCCACGCATCCGGTATTTTCCCAGCTATCCCAGCGCATCCTGATCCTGGATGGCGGCATGGGCACCATGATCCAGCGCCATGAGCTGCAAGAGGCTGATTACCGTGGCGAGCGGTTTGCCGACTGGGGCTGTGACGTCAAAGGCAACAACGACCTGCTGGTGTTGACCCGGCCAGACGTGATAGGTGGCATTCATCAGGCTTATCTGGATGCCGGCGCCGACATCATTGAAACCAACACTTTCAATGCCACGTCGATTGCCATGGCCGACTACCAGATGGAAAGCCTGGTGTGGGAGATCAACCACGCCGCGGCCAAGCTGGTGAAGGCGCTGTGTGTTGCACAAACCGCAAAGAATCCGGCCAAGCCGCGCTTCTGTGCCGGCGTGCTGGGCCCCACCAACCGCACCGCCAGCATCAGCCCGGACGTGAACGACCCGGGTTACCGCAATGTCAGCTTTGACGAACTGGTGAAGAGCTATACCGAGGCCATCGACGGCCTGGTGGCCGGCGGCGCGGATTTCCTGCTGGTGGAAACCATCTTCGACACGCTCAACGCCAAGGCGGCGGTGTTTGCCATCCACCAGTATTTTGACGATCACCCCGACAAGACCCGGCTGCCCATCATGGTGTCCGGCACCATTACCGACCAGTCCGGCCGCACGCTGACCGGTCAGACCACCGAAGCCTTCTACAACAGCCTGTCGCACGCCGATGCCATGTCCTTCGGCCTCAACTGTGCGCTGGGGCCGGACCTGCTGCGTCCCTATGTGGAGGAACTGTCGCGCGTATCGGCCACTTATGTGTCGGTGCACGCCAATGCCGGTCTGCCCAATGCCTTTGGCGGTTACGACCTGGAACCGGCGGCCATGGGCGAGTTCGTGCGCGAATGGGCCGAATCCGGGCTGATCAACATCGTCGGCGGTTGCTGTGGCACCACGCCGGAGCATATTGCCGCCATCGCCAATGCAGTGGACGGCATTGCGCCGCGTGCATTGCCACAGATTGAAGCCAAGTGCCGCCTGTCCGGTCTGGAGCCGTTCAACATTGGCGACCACGACCTGTTCGTCAATGTGGGTGAGCGTACCAACGTCACCGGCAGCCGCGCCTTTGCCAAGCTGATTCTGAACGGCGACTACGCCACCGCGCTGGATGTGGCGCGGCAGCAGGTGGAAAACGGTGCGCAAATCATCGACATCAATATGGACGAGGGCATGCTGGATGCGCTGGCGGCCATGGATCGCTTCCTCAAGCTGATCGCCGCCGAGCCGGACATCGCCCGCGTGCCCATCATGATCGACTCCTCCAAGTGGGAAGTGATCGAAGCCGGCCTCAAGTGCATTCAGGGCAAGGGCATCGTCAACTCCATTTCCATGAAGGAAGGGGTGGACAAGTTCAAGCAACAAGCCCGCTTGCTGCGCCGTTACGGCGCGGCGGTGATCGTGATGGCCTTTGACGACAAGGGCCAGGCCGACACTTACGCCCGCAAGGTGGAAATCTGCGAAAAGAGCTACCGCATCCTGGTGGATGAGGTGGGTTATCCGCCGGAAGACATCATCTTCGACCCCAATATCTTTGCCGTGGCCACCGGCATTGAAGAACACGCCCGTTACGGCCTGGACTTCATCGAAGCCACTGGCTGGATCAAGCAGAATCTGCCGCACGCCAAGATATCTGGCGGCGTGTCCAATGTGTCTTTCTCCTTCCGCGGCAACAACAAGGTGCGCGAGGCGATTCACGCCGTGTTCCTGTACCACGCCATCCAGCGCGGCATGACCATGGGCATCGTCAATGCCGGCGCGCTGGAAGTGTATGACGAAGTCGACAAGGAACTGCGCGAACGCATTGAAGACGTGGTGCTGATGCGCACGCCAAAAGATGGCGGCGATGCCACCGAGCACCTGATTGCGCTGGCCGAACGCTTCAAGGGTGAGGCAGCGGGCGAGAAAAAGGTCGAAGACCTGGCCTGGCGTGAATGGGCGGTGGAAAAACGGCTGGAACACGCGCTGGTCAAGGGCATCACCACTTATATCGTCGAAGACACCGAGGAAGTCCGCCTCAAGTGCGCGCGCCCCATTCATGTGATTGAAGGTCCGTTGATGGACGGCATGAACGTGGTGGGTGACCTGTTTGGTGCCGGCAAGATGTTTCTGCCGCAGGTGGTGAAGTCCGCCCGTGTGATGAAGGCCGCCGTGGCCCATCTGGAGCCCTTCATCGAGGAAGAAAAGATCCGCATGGGGCTGGCCGATGCGCCGGCCAAGGGCGTCATCATCATGGCCACGGTCAAGGGTGATGTGCACGATATCGGCAAGAACATCGTCGGCGTGGTGCTGCGCTGTAACAACTACAAGGTGATCGACCTGGGCGTGATGGTGCCGTGCCAGACCATCCTGGACGCCGCGCGCGAGCACAAGGCCGACATCATCGGCCTGTCGGGCCTGATTACCCCGTCGCTGGAAGAAATGAGTCATGTGGCCAAGGAAATGCAGCGTCAGGGTTTTGACATACCGCTGCTGATTGGCGGTGCCACCACCTCCAAGGTCCACACGGCGGTGAAGATTGCGCCGCACTACCAGCACCCGGTGGTGTATGTGCCGGATGCCAGCCGTGCGGTGGGCGTGTGCTCCAACCTGCTGTCCGATACCCTGCGCGATGGCTTTGTCGCCGAAGTGGCGGCCGAGTACCAGCGTGCCCGTGAAGGCCATGCCAACAAGGCCAGCCGCAAGGTGGTGAGCCTGGACGCAGCCCGCGCCAACAAACAGGCTACCGACTGGGCGGCCTACACCCCGCCCAAGCCGCAGTGGCTGGGCGTGCGTCGCTTCGAGAACTATCCGCTGGCGGAAATTGCCGCCTTCATCGACTGGACGCCTTTCTTCCAGAGCTGGGAGCTGGCTGGTCGCTTCCCGCGCATTCTGGATGACGAGATTGTCGGCGAGTCCGCCCGCAGCCTGTATGCCGATGCCCAGACCATGCTGGCGCAAATCATCAGCGAAAACTGGCTTGGCGCCAATGCGGTGATCGGCCTGTTCCCGGCGGCCACGGTGAATGATGACGATATCGACATCCGCAGTGTGGATGGCAGCAGCAGCCAGATGACCTGGGTGGGCCTGCGCCAGCAGCTGCCGAAAATGGACGGCAAGCCCAACTGGGCACTGGCGGACTACATCGCCCCGGCCGACAGCGGTGTGCAGGACTACATCGGTGCCTTTGCCGTCACTGCCGGCATCGGCATCGAGCCGCATGTCAAACGTTTTGAAGAGGCCAATGACGACTACTCCGCCATTCTGCTCAAGGCACTGGCCGACCGTTTGGCCGAAGCCTTTGCCGAACTGATGCACCAGCGCGTGCGGCGCGAGTTCTGGGGCTATGCTGCCGACGAAGCCTTGGATAACGAAGCCTTGATCGACGAGAAATACCGCGGCATCCGCCCGGCACCGGGCTACCCGGCCTGTCCGGACCATACGGTGAAAAAAGAGTTGTTTGTGTTGCTGGATGCCCCGGCCATCGGCATGACCCTGACCGAGGGCTATGCCATGCTGCCGACGGCTGCCGTGTCCGGCTTCTACTTCAGCCATCCGGAGTCGCGTTATTTCGGTGTGGG
The sequence above is drawn from the Aquitalea denitrificans genome and encodes:
- a CDS encoding YqiA/YcfP family alpha/beta fold hydrolase; protein product: MHIIYLHGFNSSPQSLKAQETARWLQQHAPDITLHCPQLSPHPAQAIAQAETLLLSLPADTALIGSSLGGYYATALAEKHGRKAALINPAVQPYQDLLHYLGPQHNPYTGEDYLLGDEDMQALLAMRQAVIRQGKYWLWLGTADEVLDWRLAARHYAGQRQSVFNGDDHRLARWPACLPALFNWLSQAD
- a CDS encoding substrate-binding periplasmic protein, which codes for MVALNKTWPVLLAGAVLSLQIQAGGILKIGVSDSDAPPIVVLTPDNQALASGLIKELGDALAGELGMKAQYVVIARKRVENTIETGKVNIVCNANPEWYGNATRLGWTREFYPQVERALSLREMPDIHQVDEMVGKRIGTIRGYSYPTLEHLWAVGRTTRVDEPRLELLVKSLQKKLTDVAISSELELAWWAKSNPQEARTFKQHPLTVTYMPTMCAVAPHSPVSTDKLNQGIEAMRRSGKLKAILKSYEWQAE
- the metH gene encoding methionine synthase; amino-acid sequence: MTKKPTHPVFSQLSQRILILDGGMGTMIQRHELQEADYRGERFADWGCDVKGNNDLLVLTRPDVIGGIHQAYLDAGADIIETNTFNATSIAMADYQMESLVWEINHAAAKLVKALCVAQTAKNPAKPRFCAGVLGPTNRTASISPDVNDPGYRNVSFDELVKSYTEAIDGLVAGGADFLLVETIFDTLNAKAAVFAIHQYFDDHPDKTRLPIMVSGTITDQSGRTLTGQTTEAFYNSLSHADAMSFGLNCALGPDLLRPYVEELSRVSATYVSVHANAGLPNAFGGYDLEPAAMGEFVREWAESGLINIVGGCCGTTPEHIAAIANAVDGIAPRALPQIEAKCRLSGLEPFNIGDHDLFVNVGERTNVTGSRAFAKLILNGDYATALDVARQQVENGAQIIDINMDEGMLDALAAMDRFLKLIAAEPDIARVPIMIDSSKWEVIEAGLKCIQGKGIVNSISMKEGVDKFKQQARLLRRYGAAVIVMAFDDKGQADTYARKVEICEKSYRILVDEVGYPPEDIIFDPNIFAVATGIEEHARYGLDFIEATGWIKQNLPHAKISGGVSNVSFSFRGNNKVREAIHAVFLYHAIQRGMTMGIVNAGALEVYDEVDKELRERIEDVVLMRTPKDGGDATEHLIALAERFKGEAAGEKKVEDLAWREWAVEKRLEHALVKGITTYIVEDTEEVRLKCARPIHVIEGPLMDGMNVVGDLFGAGKMFLPQVVKSARVMKAAVAHLEPFIEEEKIRMGLADAPAKGVIIMATVKGDVHDIGKNIVGVVLRCNNYKVIDLGVMVPCQTILDAAREHKADIIGLSGLITPSLEEMSHVAKEMQRQGFDIPLLIGGATTSKVHTAVKIAPHYQHPVVYVPDASRAVGVCSNLLSDTLRDGFVAEVAAEYQRAREGHANKASRKVVSLDAARANKQATDWAAYTPPKPQWLGVRRFENYPLAEIAAFIDWTPFFQSWELAGRFPRILDDEIVGESARSLYADAQTMLAQIISENWLGANAVIGLFPAATVNDDDIDIRSVDGSSSQMTWVGLRQQLPKMDGKPNWALADYIAPADSGVQDYIGAFAVTAGIGIEPHVKRFEEANDDYSAILLKALADRLAEAFAELMHQRVRREFWGYAADEALDNEALIDEKYRGIRPAPGYPACPDHTVKKELFVLLDAPAIGMTLTEGYAMLPTAAVSGFYFSHPESRYFGVGKVEKDQVTSYAQRRGVTLEQAERDLAPNLGYDA